Part of the Halobaculum halobium genome, GCGACCGCCGACGCCGCTGAACTGGCCGCGCTGTTTTCGGATCTGCTCGGCTGTACGATCGTCCACGAGGAGGAGTTCGACGGGATGGCCGTCGTCTTCCTCGATCTGGGCGGCTCGTACCTCGAACTGCTGGAACCCCTCGGCGACGAGGGGACCATCGCCGGCTACCTCGACCGCAACGGTCCCGGGATCCACCACCTCGCGTTCGCGACCGACGACGTCGGGAGTGCACTCGACCGCGCCGACGACCACGGGATCGAGGTGATCGACGAGGAGCCGCGGCCGGGCGCGTGGGGCCACGAGGTCGCCTTCCTGCATCCGCGCGACACCGGCGGCGTGCTCGTGGAGTTCGTCGAGCACTGAGCCGTTCGGTCGTGATCGGTTGTCACACTAGACGGCCTGTGTTATTTGTACTCCACCGCCGGTAATATTATTGTAGACTGGGAGTCGTGTTCACCCGTGCGACGACGCAACTTCCTCGGTGTGGTCGGCGCGGGCGCGGGGGCGCTCGCGGTCGGCTCGACCGGTGCGCGTGCGGAGACGACGGACAGCGACCAGGTGGACGAACTGCTCTTCGACTCGACGGCGAGCCTGCTTGGCGCCGACGGAACGCCCGCGGCGCCGGACGCGGACTTCGTCGCGGTGCGCGCGGAGCCGACCGCCGTGAACGTGGACGAGGACGGCGCCAGTGACGCGGTCGCGTACCCGGAGGATCAGCCGATCCCGCTGGTCGGCGTCGACGACGGGGTGGTCGCCTTCGGCGCGCCGATCGTCCAGAACGGCACGGACTTCCTCTACGGCAACGAGGAGGTCGTTTTGAACGCGCTCGATCGCGTCGCCGGGTCGGGGACGGTCGCGTTCGACGAGACGCACGGGCAGTTCTACGACGCCGACGCCCACACCGCGTTCATCCAGTACGCCGAGTTGAACGGCTACACGTTCGAGGCGACGGGCACCGACGGCGACCTCGCCTCGGCGTTGTCGGAGGCGGACGCGGCGGTCGTCACCTCGCCCAGCGAGGGATTCACCGCGGCCGAACGCGACGCGCTCGCCGCGTTCGTCGCCAACGGCGGCGGCCTGTTGCTGTTCGACCAGTCGGACTTCGGGGACTTCGACGCGACCGACAACCTCAACGAGATCGCGGGGGCGCTCGATCTCGCGTTCCGCTTCAACGACGACCAGGTGATCGACGAGGCGAACAACGCGGGCATCGGCTTCCTCCCGACGACGACGCGGTTCGACGGCGACTTCTCGGGGCTGTTCGCCGACCGAGCGGGACTCGGGTTCGAGGTTGACACCTCCCGAACGTACACCGCGGAGATCGTAGCGGTGACCGACGGCGACACCGTCGACGTGCGCATCCCCCGTGAGGGCGCGCCGGACTACTTCGACACGGTTCGCCTGCTCGGTATCGACACCCCGGAGACGACCGCCGACCCGGAACTCCCGGCAGAGTGGGAGGGGATCGACTCGCTGGAGTACCTCCTCTCGAAGGGCGGGGCGTCGGCGGCGTGGGCGCGCGAGGAGCTCTCGGGCGCGACGGTCGACCTCTCGTTCGACCCCGCCGAGGGCGCCCGCGGCGACTTCGGCCGCCTGCTGTGTTACCTCCGCTACGACGCCGACGGCGACGGCGGGCGCGAGGACTTCTACAACCGGCGTGCCGTCGCCGGCGGCTACGCCCGCGTGTACGACTCCGGGTCGACGAACCACGACGCGTTCATCGAAGTCGAGCGGAAGGCCCGCAAGCGCGGGCTCGGCGTGTGGGAGGAGAGCGATCCCGGCGCGTCCGCCCCGACACGCCCCGCCCGGGTCGAGCGCGTCCTGTTCCCGCGGGCGGCACCGGTCAAGGCCGGCGAGGGGGCCGAGGTCGTCGCTCGCGCGGGCGAGTCCGCCTCACTGCCCGGGACGCCGCTGGCGGCCGTCGACAAGGATGCGAGCGTCGCGGTCATCGGGGCCCAGACGATCAGCGAGGACTACGACGGCCCAGACGCGCCGGTCGACGATCCCGACACGTACGACGCCTACCAGTTCACCGCCGGCGTCGTGGACGAACTCACCGCGCGCGCCGGCGAGGTGCTGATCGACGGCGGGCACGGCCAGTTCGCCGCCGGTGAGTCGGTGAGCGCCGAGGACGCCGCCTACTTTCAGCGGTATCTGGAGGGGCTCGATACCGGCTTCACGCAGTACAACGACGTGGCGTCGATGCGGAAGCTGACCCGCGGCCGCGCGATCGTCGTCTCCGCGCCGACCGAGGACTACGCCGAGGCGGAACTGGCAGCGCTGCGCCGGTACGCCCGCGGCGGCGGCGCCGTCGTCGTCCTCGCCGGCCGCGCGGCCGACCGTGGCCGGGTGAACGGGCTGCTCGACGCACTCGACGCCGATCTCGCGATCGGCGCCGGCGCCGTCACCGACGCGAGCGCCAACGCGGGGCGACCAGATCTTCTCGTTACGGCCGACGTGGACGTCGAGCCGCCGGTCCTCGGTAGCGAGCGCGGTCGGGGCGGCGAGGACGACGGGGAGAACTCGCTGGCGGGCGTGCTGTTCGACTGAGTCGCCGGTGACACGCCGACCACGACGGAGCGCGCGGGGTCGGTCGACGCCACCGCACCGATAGAAAGAGGGTAGTGGGATGACGTTCATCCCGAGGGTATGCGCGACTGGCTGTCCCACCGGGTCGCCGCCACGCCGGATGCGGAGGCGCTCGTGCTGGCGAGTTCGGGGGAGAGGCTGACGTACGCAGACCTCGACGCCCGCGTCGAGGCGCTCGCGTCCCGGCTGGCCGGACTGGGCATCGCTCCCGGCGACCACCTCGCGGTCGTCCTCGACAACCGCCCGGGGTACGTCGCGCTCGTCCACGCGGCGATGCGCCTCGGCGTCCGGTTGGTCCCCTGTTCGGACCGACTCACCGCCGCGGAACTCGCGCCCAAGCTCGCCGCCGCCGACGCGACGGCGCTGGTGTGCGGCGCCGACACGGAGACCCTGGCTGTTCAGGCCGCCCTCGGCGACGCCGCAGACGCGCGGGAGACTGTCGGGGAAACCGACGGCGCAGTCGAGGGAGCACCCGCCGAGGGAGCGGCCGAGGACGACGCACCAGCGGGGTGGCAGTCCGTCGACGAGTTCGAGCCCGCCCGGATCGACGGGGAGAACGCGGGCGACGCGGATGGGGCGAGCGGTTCCCCGGTCCCGGTCGTGTCGCTCGACGACCCCGACGACGACCGCGTGGTCGGCATCGACGCCGCGCCCGACGGGGACGTTCCGGCCGTCCACTGGGGCCGCGGCGACACGCTCGTCATGCTGTTCACGTCGGGCTCGACCGGGACCCCGAAGCTCGTACAGCTGTCGATGGGAAACGTGCTGGCGTCGGCGACCGCCTCGGCGTTCCGGCTGGGAGTCCTCCCGGACGACCGGTCTCTCGCGACGCTGTCGCTGCACCACACCGGCGGGATCATGCCGTTGTACCGGGCGGCGCTGTACGGAACGAGCGTCGTTCTCCGGGAGTCGTTCGATGCGGGCGGCGCCGTCGACGACATCAGACGCTACGACGTGACGGGCGTGTCGCTCGTCCCGACGATGCTCTCGCGGATGCTCGACGCCCGTGGGACGCTTCCGGACTCGCTGCGGACGGTGCTGCTGGGCGGCGCGCCCGCGCCCGACTCGCTGATCGAGCGCTGTCGGAACTTCTCCGTGCCGGTCCACCCCACGTGGGGAATGACGGAGGCCGCCTCCCAGATCGCGACCGCGCGACCGAGGGAGGCGTTCGACCGACTCGGGACCGTTGGACGCCCGCTGCTGTGGACCGACGTGACCGTCCGCGACGGGGACGGGTCGGTACTTCCTGCGGGCGAGACGGGAGAGCTCGTGGTCGCCGGGCCGTCAGTCACCGCCGGGTACTACGGCGACGACGGCGCGACCGAATCCGCGTTGACCGACGACGGCGCGCTCCGGACGGGCGACGTAGGCTACCGCGACGAGGACGGCTACGTGTACGTGCTCAATCGCCTCGACGACCGGATCATCTCCGGGGGCGAGAACGTCGACCCCGGCGAGGTCGCGGCGGCGATCCGTGAGCACCCCGCCGTCGGCGACGCGACGGTCGCCGGCATCCCGGACCGGGAGTGGGGCGAACGCGTCACCGCGCTCGTCGTCCCCGCCGACTCGCCGTCGACGGACGCGGAGCCGCTCACGGCCGCGGCGATCGAGTCCCACTGCCGCGACCGGCTCGCGGGGTTCAAGATCCCGCGCACGATCGCCTTCACCGACGAGCTCCCCCGAACCGTCACGGGGACCGTCGAGCGGCCGGCGGTGCGCGAGCGACTCGAACGCGCTCGCGATGAAGAGACAGCGGCTGAGACCGACGATACCCGCTCGGAGGACGACGCCGCGGGCGACACCACTGGCGACGCCAGCGCCGAGGGCGACGACGGGATCGATGACGACGAGCACGAGGGTGACACCGACGCCGACGGCGGCGACGAGGACCCGCGCGACGCCTCACACCCGAGCGCGGAGGAGTAGCAGCCGACGCCGCTGCGGCTGTCGCCGGCCCGAGCGCGCGGTAAACGCGAAACCCCGGGTCCGCGGTTCCACGGAGGTTATGTTCGGGGGTACCGGAGTGGGAGTCATGAACACGGACCTCGGTCTGCTCGACGAATCGCTCGTTCCGGAGCACGCGCGCGACGTGAAGCGGGAAGCTCGCGAGTTCGCCCAAGAGCACATCGCCCCGGTCGCCCAGGAGCACTTCGAGGCCGACGACTACCCCTGGGAGGTGCTGGAGGCGGGCCAGGAGGCCGGACTCGTCGGCCAGGACATCCCCGAGGAGTACGGCGGCCGCGGACTCGACATCTACCAGCTGCTCGCGATCGCCGAGGAGTTCTACCGCGCGGACGCCGGCATCGGCCTGACGCTGATGCTGGCCTCCTTCGGTAACGAGCTCGTCTACGACTACGGCAGCGACGAGCAGTGCGAGGAGTACGTCCGCCCGGTCGCCGAGGGCGAGCAGATCTCCGGGCTCGCCGTCTCCGAGCCCCAGACCGGCTCGGACCTCGCGGGCATGACGACGAAAGCCGAGAAGGTCGACGGCGGCTACGAGATCACCGGCGAGAAGTACTGGGTCGGCAACGCCGTCGAGGGCGACTGGCTCACCGTCTACGCGAAGACCGGCGACTCGGACGACCGCTACGGCAACTACTCGCTGTTCATCGTCGAGACCGACTCGGAGGGATACGAGGCCGAGCACATCCCCGAGAAGATGGGCATGCGCGGCTCCAAGCAGGGCCACATCGTCATGGAGGACTGCTTCGTCCCCGAGGAGAACCTCGTCGGCGCCGAGGGCGGCGGCTTCTACATGCTCGCGGACTTCTTCAACCACGGTCGGGTCGTCGTCGGCGGCCACGGCATCGGCCTGGCTGCGGCGGCCATCGAGGAGGCCTGGGAGTTCGTTCACGACCGAGAGGCGTTCGACCGCAACATCTCGGAGTTCCAGTCCGTCCAGCACGACCTCGCGGACATGCGCACCGAATTCGAGGCCGCGCGGTCGCTCAACTGGCGCGCCGCCGAGAAGCTGGCGAACCACGAGAACGCCGGGCTGTGGGCCGCGATGGCGAAGCTCAAGTCGACGGAAACAGCGGTCGACTGCGCCGAGACCGGGATGCAACTCCACGGCGGGCGTTCGATCCTGACGGAGCGCCGCATCGCGCGGGTGTACCGCGACGTGCGCATCCCGGTGATCTACGAGGGCGCCAGCGAGGTGCAGCGCAACCTCATCTACCGACAGTCGCAGTAAGCGAACCGACGACGACCGTGCGGCGCCGTTCACGGGGCCGCCGCCGTCGCGCGCTCGGGTGACCCCCGGCGCTTTACCCCTCCCGGTCGTACCCGAGGACGACATGATCTCCTCCGAGCGGATGGCGATGGTCGACCGGAACGCCGCGGCGCTCGGCGTCTCGACGAAGCAGCTGATGGAGTCGTCGGGCGACGCCGTCGCCCGCGCGGTCCGGGGGCGGGCAGCCCCCGGCGACCGAGTCCTCCTCGTGTGCGGGCGCGGCAACAACGGCGGCGACGCGATGGTAGCCGCGCGCTTTCTCGGTGAGTTCGACGTGGAGACGGTACTGTTGGGACGGCCGGAGACGATCAGGACCGACATCGCCCGAGAGAACTGGGAGGCGCTCGTCGAGAGCGACCTCCCGACCCGAACCGTCACCGACTCCCGCGAGTTCGACCTCGACGACCACGAGCCGGATCTCGTCGTCGACGCGATGCTCGGCACGGGCGTCTCCGGCGCGCTTCGAGAGCCGGAGGCGACCGTCGCCCGCGCGGTGAACGATGCGCCCGCGGACGTGTCCGTCGTCGCCGTCGACGTCCCCTCCGGCGTCGACGCCGACACGGGCGAGGTCGCGGGCGACGCGGACGGCGTTGGCGACGAGGGCGCCGCCGTCGACGCCGACGCCGTCGTCACCTTCCACGACGAGAAGCCGGGGCTCGCGAGCCTCGGCTGCGACGTCACCGTCGCTGACATCGGCATTCCGGCGGCCGCCGAGACGTTCGTCGGCCCGGGCGACCTGCAGGCGCTGACCGGGAGGCCGACTCACACAAGGGCGACAACGGCGAGGTGCTCGTCGTCGGGGGCGGCCCCTACACCGGCGCGCCAGCGCTGGCCGCCCGCGCCGCGCTCCGCGCCGGCGCCGACCTCGTCCGGGTCGCCTGCCCGGAACCGGTCGCCCGCGAGATCCAGGGGTACGGTCCGGACCTCATCGTCCGCTCGTTCGCCGGCGACCACCTCGCGCCGAAACACGTCGACGACCTGCTCGAACGGGCCGCCGACCAGGACGCGGTCGTCTTCGGGCCCGGGCTCGGGAGCGACGAGGCGACGTTGGACGCCGTCGCGGAGTTCCTCGCCGGCTACGACGGTCGGGCGGTCGTCGACGCCGACGCGCTCCAAGTCGTCCCCGAGGTCGACACCGACGCCGACCTGATCTGTACCCCGCATCAGGGCGAACTGCTGAAGATGGGCGGCGAGACCGCCGACGACTGGCGCGAGCGCGCACGTCTCGTGGAGGCATTCGCCGGCGAGGTGGGACACACGCTCCTCGTGAAGGGTCGCTACGACGTGATCAGCGACGGCGGCGAGACGCGGGTCGGCCGGACCGGCAATCCGGGGATGACCGTCGGCGGCACCGGCGACGTGCTCGCGGGCGTGACCGGCGCGCTCGCCGGCCAGATCGACTCACCCCTGCAGGCGGCCGCGCTCGCGGCGTGGGCGAACGGTCGCGCCGGCGACGCCGCCGCCGACGAGTTCGGCGACGGGCTCGCTGCCTCCGACCTCCCGGACCGAATCCCACAAGCCCTCCGCGACGAAGGAGAGTGACATGAGCGACGACGAGGCCCATCGCGACCGCGACACCGACCCGGACGACGACCTGACCCACACCGACGACGCGGGCGACGTGCAGATGGTGAACGTCGGCGAGAAGCCCGACTCCTCGCGACGTGCGGTCGCCCGGGGCACCATCTCCCTCACCGAGTCGACGATCGAGGCCGTCCGCGGCAACGAGGTGAAGAAGGGCGACGTGCTCGCGACCGCCCGGATCGGCGCGGTGCAGGCGGTGAAACACACCTGGGAGACGATCCCGATGTGCCACCAGATCCCGATCACGAACGTCGACACCGACTTCGAGGTGGGCGAGGCCCGCATCGACCTCGAAGTCGCCGTCGAGACGACCGGGAAGACCGGCTGTGAGATGGAGGCGCTTGAGGGGGTCACGACCGGTCTGAACGTCGTCTGGGACATGGTGAAGGCCGCAGAGAAGGACGTGACCGGCGGCTATCCGGACACGCGGATCACGGACGTGGAGGTCGTGACGAAAGAGAAGACGGTGTTGGAGTAACCGCACGGGCTGACCGGCGACCCCCGATTGCGTCCGCCGGATACCTTTTAGTCACGGCGGCGGAATCCACACGCATGATCTCACTCGACGAGGCCGTCACCGCCCGATTGGAGTCACACGGCACGCGCTTCGAGGTCCTGATCGACCCGGACGCGGCGCTGGCGATCAAGCGCGGCGAGTTCGACGGCGAGTTGGAGGACGTGATCGCCGCAGAGGACGTCTTCGAGAACGCCTCCCGCGGCGACCGACCGCCCGAGGAGGACGTCGAGGAGGTGTTCGGCACGACCGACGCGATGGAGATCATTCCGGAGGTCGTCAAGCGCGGGGAGATCCAGATCACCGCCGAGCAGCGCAAGGAGATGCTCGAACAGAAGCACAAGCAACTGGTCAACCGGATCACGCGCAACGCGGTGAACCCGCAGATGGACGACGCGCCGCACCCGCCCGAGCGGATCGAGCGCGCGCTGGAGGAGGCGGGGTTCACCGTCGAGCCGATGGAGCCCGTCGAGAACCAGATCGACGACGCGCTGGAGGCGCTCCGACCGGTCATCCCGATCCGCTTCGACGAGGTGACGATCGCGGTGCAGTTGCCAGCCGACTACGCCGGTTCCGGACAGGCGAAGGTTCGCGAGTTCGGCGACCTCGAACGCGAGGAGTGGCAAAGCGACGGCTCGTGGGTGGGCGTCGTCACCTTCCCAGCGGGGCTGCAGAACGACTTCTACGACCTCGTGAACGAGGTGTCCAGCGGCGAGGCCGACACGCGCGTCGTGAAGGAAGAAGACGAGATCAGTCGCCGGTAACTGTCAGTCGCGGCCCGGACGCGGAACGACCGAACGGCGATTATCCCCGCTTGAATCCGACGAAGAAGCCGCCGGTGAACCCGGCCGACACCGAGAGGGTCGAGAGAATCGTCTCGACCCACGACGGTGGCGTCTCGGCGGTCGCGGCCGTTCCGAGCGATTCGAACGACCCGCCGAGCTTCTCCCAGTTCACGGTTAAGACGCCCCGCGATTCGAGGAATTTGAACAGCGCGAGCTCCAGCCCGACGATCACCGCGATCAGCTTCGCGACCTTCTTCGCCGCGAATCCGATGATCCCGCCGATGACAGCTCCCGTCCCGAGTTCAAATCCCAACTGCCGGGGGTCGATGTCTATCTGTGCGAGCAGTTCCGGTCCTGGCATACCGCTGAGTGGGCCGTCCCCGGTTAAGTCGTTTGTGGGACGAACGGCTGCACGATACTGATCGAGCCGCGTTCGGGTCGCTTCGTTCAGCGCTATACGCTCCTCCGAGGCCACGAGACCCGCCACGCGAGGCGGCTGGCGGTCGGGGGCCCGGCTCGTCCGTCGGATCGCCGCCGACGGCGCGGAATTGAAGTCCTCCGACCGCGTACTCGCGCGCATGCACACTGAGCCGACCGACGCGAACCGCGAGGTGGGGGACAGCCATCCCTGACCGTCACACCGAGGAGAAGCCGACGGCGGTCGTCGCGAAGCGCGTCGACCGCGGTCGCGCCGACCTGACGGAGATCTCGGAGCTCGCGACCGCCGCGGGATACGAGGTTGTCGCGTCGCTCACGCAGACGCGAGACCAGGACCCGGCGTACCACTTCGGCGAGGGCAAGGCCGGCGAGCTCGCGCGACTCGTCGCCCGCGAGGACGCCGACGCCGTGATTATCGACAACGAGGTCGGCCCGTACCAGACGTTCAACATCGGGGCGAAGCTCCCCGAGGGCGTCGAGGTCGTCGATCGGTTCACGCTCATCCTCGACATCTTCGGGCAGCGGGCGCAGACGCGCAAGGCCCAACTGCAGGTGGAACTTGCGGAGCTGCGCTACGAACTCCCCCGAGCAGAGGTGAAGGCGAGTCTCGCGAAGCGCGACGAGCGACCCGGGTTCATGGGGCTCGGCGAGTACGACGAGTCGCGCGAGCGCGACATCAAAGCGCAGATCAGCCGCATCAAAGACGAACTCGACGCGATCGCAGAGACCGAGGAGAAGCGGCGCGAGCGGCGGCGCGAGTCCGGCTTCGACCTTGTCGCGCTGGCGGGGTACACGAACGCCGGCAAGTCGACGCTGCTGCGACGGCTGGCGGACGATCTCGACGTCGAGGAGAACGCACAGAAGCACCCCGACATCGACGCGACCGCCGAGTCCGAAAACCGGCTATTCACGACGCTCGGCACGACCACCCGCCGCGCCAACACGGGCAAGCGCGACGTGCTGCTCACGGACACTGTCGGGTTCATCTCCGACCTGCCGCACTGGCTGGTGGAGTCGTTCAAGTCGACCCTGGAGTCGGTGTATCACGCGGACCTCGTACTTCTCGTTGTCGACGCCAGCGAGTCCGTCGAGGAGATGCGCGAGAAGCTCGTCACCTCCCACGACACGCTCTATGAGCGCAACGAGGCGCCCATCGTCACCGTGTTCAACAAGGTCGACCGGCTCGGCGACGACGAACTCCGGCGCAAGCGCGAAGCGCTGTCCGCACTCGCGCCCAACCCGGTGTGCGTCTCCGGACTGACCGGCGATCGAATCGACGTGCTCCGCGAGCGCGTCGAGGCCGACCTCCCCGACTGGAAGCGCGAACGGTTGCTGTTGCCGCTGTCGGACGACGCGATGAGTCTGGTCTCGTGGATTCACGACAACGGACACGTCGAGCGCGAGGAGTACGACGCCACGCAGGTCGACATGGAGTTCGAGGCGCCGCCGTCGATCGTCGAACAGGCGCGCTCCCGGGCGGCCGACCTCGATCGTGAGGCGCCCGCCGAATCGGTCGAGTCGCCGTAGCCGGCGCCCCCGGCCACGCGATCAAAGCGCCCGTGTTCGACTCGCTCGCCGGGGTTAGCTTGCGGATACTTACCCTCTCTCCGTTCGACGCCGCGATCGAGATGCGTGATCACAGGTACCACGTCGTCTGCCGCGACTGCCCCACCGAGTTGCTGAGCGACTCCGAACGCACCGCAAACCGGGTTGCCGCCGGCCACGAGAACGCGGCCGGCCACGACGTCGCGATCGGTCGGGTGGAGTGATCGCAGGGCCGGCGCTGCCGAGGCCCTCGGGATCGACCGAGGCTTGTACCGGGCGCCCGACAGACGGGTATGACCGACCAGCCGTCAGCGGCAGTGGGAATCGACGACAGGCTCGAAACCGCCGTCGCCGCGGCCGAGCGCGGCGGGAGCGTCGCGCTCGACGCGTTCCGATCGGCGCACGACGTGGAAACGAAAGCCGACGGTCCGATGGACGCCGTCACCGCCGTCGACCGCACCGTCCAGAGGCGGGTCATCGAGTACATCACCGAGCGGCACCCTGAGGACGCGGTCGTCGGCGAGGAAGACGACGCGCTGAAATCGGTTCCGGAGACGGGGGTCGCGTGGGTCGTCGACCCGATCGACGGCACCGTCAACTACGCGAAGGGCAACCGCGTCTGGATGACGAGCGTCGCCGTCTGTCGGGACGGCGAGCCCGTCGCCGCGGCGAACGACGCGCCCGCGACGGGCGATCAGTACGTCGCGGGGGCGACTACCGCGCGCCGGAACGACGAACCGATCTCGGTGAGCGACACCGCCGACCCGGCCGCGCTGCTGGTGAACCCCGTGTTCGGAGTCTCACCGCGGCACCGCCGCGGGCTGGCCGCCGTCGTCGAGACGGCCCTCGACGCGTTCGGCGACGTGCGGCGCTTCGGCTGCGCGCAGGCGGCGCTGTCCGGCGTCGCGACCGGCGAACTCGACGCGGTCGTCTCGACGGTCGAACTCAACGCCTGGGACACCGCCGCCGGCGTTCACCTGATACGGAGAGCGGGCGGGCGCGCGACCGACGTGTACGGCGACCGCTGGCGTCCCGGATCGATCGGACTGATCGCGTCCAACGGCGAGGCGCACGACGCGCTCGTCGACGCATTCGACCCTGTCGGGTGATGCGCCTCAGCGATCGGTAGCGTCGCGAGAACCGCTCCGTGGGTGCTGCCCGCGAACCGAGTTACTGCAGGCGCTCGATGACCTGGAGGAGCGATTCCTTCTCTTGGACGCCGACGAGCCGCTCGGCTTCCTCCCCGTCTGCGTAGAACTGCAGCGCCGGGATGCCGCGAACCCCGGCGTCGGCGGCGAGCCCCTGGAACTCGTCGACGTCGACCTTGAGAACCGTCAGCCCGTCGACTTCCGCCGCGAG contains:
- a CDS encoding acyl-CoA dehydrogenase family protein, with product MNTDLGLLDESLVPEHARDVKREAREFAQEHIAPVAQEHFEADDYPWEVLEAGQEAGLVGQDIPEEYGGRGLDIYQLLAIAEEFYRADAGIGLTLMLASFGNELVYDYGSDEQCEEYVRPVAEGEQISGLAVSEPQTGSDLAGMTTKAEKVDGGYEITGEKYWVGNAVEGDWLTVYAKTGDSDDRYGNYSLFIVETDSEGYEAEHIPEKMGMRGSKQGHIVMEDCFVPEENLVGAEGGGFYMLADFFNHGRVVVGGHGIGLAAAAIEEAWEFVHDREAFDRNISEFQSVQHDLADMRTEFEAARSLNWRAAEKLANHENAGLWAAMAKLKSTETAVDCAETGMQLHGGRSILTERRIARVYRDVRIPVIYEGASEVQRNLIYRQSQ
- a CDS encoding thermonuclease family protein; this translates as MRRRNFLGVVGAGAGALAVGSTGARAETTDSDQVDELLFDSTASLLGADGTPAAPDADFVAVRAEPTAVNVDEDGASDAVAYPEDQPIPLVGVDDGVVAFGAPIVQNGTDFLYGNEEVVLNALDRVAGSGTVAFDETHGQFYDADAHTAFIQYAELNGYTFEATGTDGDLASALSEADAAVVTSPSEGFTAAERDALAAFVANGGGLLLFDQSDFGDFDATDNLNEIAGALDLAFRFNDDQVIDEANNAGIGFLPTTTRFDGDFSGLFADRAGLGFEVDTSRTYTAEIVAVTDGDTVDVRIPREGAPDYFDTVRLLGIDTPETTADPELPAEWEGIDSLEYLLSKGGASAAWAREELSGATVDLSFDPAEGARGDFGRLLCYLRYDADGDGGREDFYNRRAVAGGYARVYDSGSTNHDAFIEVERKARKRGLGVWEESDPGASAPTRPARVERVLFPRAAPVKAGEGAEVVARAGESASLPGTPLAAVDKDASVAVIGAQTISEDYDGPDAPVDDPDTYDAYQFTAGVVDELTARAGEVLIDGGHGQFAAGESVSAEDAAYFQRYLEGLDTGFTQYNDVASMRKLTRGRAIVVSAPTEDYAEAELAALRRYARGGGAVVVLAGRAADRGRVNGLLDALDADLAIGAGAVTDASANAGRPDLLVTADVDVEPPVLGSERGRGGEDDGENSLAGVLFD
- a CDS encoding thioredoxin family protein, producing MSTETAAGDPVHVESEEQFAELTSEGLVLVDYHADWCGPCKMLEPTVEELAAEVDGLTVLKVDVDEFQGLAADAGVRGIPALQFYADGEEAERLVGVQEKESLLQVIERLQ
- the mce gene encoding methylmalonyl-CoA epimerase produces the protein MHFDHAGIATADAAELAALFSDLLGCTIVHEEEFDGMAVVFLDLGGSYLELLEPLGDEGTIAGYLDRNGPGIHHLAFATDDVGSALDRADDHGIEVIDEEPRPGAWGHEVAFLHPRDTGGVLVEFVEH
- the moaC gene encoding cyclic pyranopterin monophosphate synthase MoaC, with translation MSDDEAHRDRDTDPDDDLTHTDDAGDVQMVNVGEKPDSSRRAVARGTISLTESTIEAVRGNEVKKGDVLATARIGAVQAVKHTWETIPMCHQIPITNVDTDFEVGEARIDLEVAVETTGKTGCEMEALEGVTTGLNVVWDMVKAAEKDVTGGYPDTRITDVEVVTKEKTVLE
- a CDS encoding FUN14 domain-containing protein, yielding MPGPELLAQIDIDPRQLGFELGTGAVIGGIIGFAAKKVAKLIAVIVGLELALFKFLESRGVLTVNWEKLGGSFESLGTAATAETPPSWVETILSTLSVSAGFTGGFFVGFKRG
- a CDS encoding ribosome assembly factor SBDS; translation: MISLDEAVTARLESHGTRFEVLIDPDAALAIKRGEFDGELEDVIAAEDVFENASRGDRPPEEDVEEVFGTTDAMEIIPEVVKRGEIQITAEQRKEMLEQKHKQLVNRITRNAVNPQMDDAPHPPERIERALEEAGFTVEPMEPVENQIDDALEALRPVIPIRFDEVTIAVQLPADYAGSGQAKVREFGDLEREEWQSDGSWVGVVTFPAGLQNDFYDLVNEVSSGEADTRVVKEEDEISRR
- the hflX gene encoding GTPase HflX; the protein is MSELATAAGYEVVASLTQTRDQDPAYHFGEGKAGELARLVAREDADAVIIDNEVGPYQTFNIGAKLPEGVEVVDRFTLILDIFGQRAQTRKAQLQVELAELRYELPRAEVKASLAKRDERPGFMGLGEYDESRERDIKAQISRIKDELDAIAETEEKRRERRRESGFDLVALAGYTNAGKSTLLRRLADDLDVEENAQKHPDIDATAESENRLFTTLGTTTRRANTGKRDVLLTDTVGFISDLPHWLVESFKSTLESVYHADLVLLVVDASESVEEMREKLVTSHDTLYERNEAPIVTVFNKVDRLGDDELRRKREALSALAPNPVCVSGLTGDRIDVLRERVEADLPDWKRERLLLPLSDDAMSLVSWIHDNGHVEREEYDATQVDMEFEAPPSIVEQARSRAADLDREAPAESVESP
- a CDS encoding inositol monophosphatase family protein; protein product: MTDQPSAAVGIDDRLETAVAAAERGGSVALDAFRSAHDVETKADGPMDAVTAVDRTVQRRVIEYITERHPEDAVVGEEDDALKSVPETGVAWVVDPIDGTVNYAKGNRVWMTSVAVCRDGEPVAAANDAPATGDQYVAGATTARRNDEPISVSDTADPAALLVNPVFGVSPRHRRGLAAVVETALDAFGDVRRFGCAQAALSGVATGELDAVVSTVELNAWDTAAGVHLIRRAGGRATDVYGDRWRPGSIGLIASNGEAHDALVDAFDPVG
- a CDS encoding class I adenylate-forming enzyme family protein; amino-acid sequence: MRDWLSHRVAATPDAEALVLASSGERLTYADLDARVEALASRLAGLGIAPGDHLAVVLDNRPGYVALVHAAMRLGVRLVPCSDRLTAAELAPKLAAADATALVCGADTETLAVQAALGDAADARETVGETDGAVEGAPAEGAAEDDAPAGWQSVDEFEPARIDGENAGDADGASGSPVPVVSLDDPDDDRVVGIDAAPDGDVPAVHWGRGDTLVMLFTSGSTGTPKLVQLSMGNVLASATASAFRLGVLPDDRSLATLSLHHTGGIMPLYRAALYGTSVVLRESFDAGGAVDDIRRYDVTGVSLVPTMLSRMLDARGTLPDSLRTVLLGGAPAPDSLIERCRNFSVPVHPTWGMTEAASQIATARPREAFDRLGTVGRPLLWTDVTVRDGDGSVLPAGETGELVVAGPSVTAGYYGDDGATESALTDDGALRTGDVGYRDEDGYVYVLNRLDDRIISGGENVDPGEVAAAIREHPAVGDATVAGIPDREWGERVTALVVPADSPSTDAEPLTAAAIESHCRDRLAGFKIPRTIAFTDELPRTVTGTVERPAVRERLERARDEETAAETDDTRSEDDAAGDTTGDASAEGDDGIDDDEHEGDTDADGGDEDPRDASHPSAEE